A window from Micromonospora terminaliae encodes these proteins:
- a CDS encoding alpha/beta hydrolase, producing MAEPLDGSLADAELAAFIAAGRQDPGPPARAVGAAELRRAQRVRVAARPRGPEMARVEELTVGTTGVPARCYRPADTVRALVVFLHGGMWTIGDLDSHDRACRRLARATGAAVLSVDFRRAPEHPWPAAVDDCVDVVRWVAAGGTSRAGIEGPTAVMGDSSGGNLAALACLRLRDEGGPLPAAQVLAYPNTDLTLSHPSARTMATGWGLASDDVAWGAEQWVPDPARRADPGVSPVFAPDLAGLPPAVVVTAEHDPLRDEGEAYAARLAAAGVPVRHRREAGMIHGFLTLDTVSPAAAAAGDRLHADVADLLAHLR from the coding sequence GTGGCTGAACCCCTGGACGGCTCGCTCGCCGATGCCGAACTGGCCGCCTTCATCGCGGCCGGCCGGCAGGATCCGGGGCCGCCGGCCCGTGCCGTGGGGGCGGCGGAACTGCGCCGCGCGCAACGGGTCCGCGTCGCGGCGCGCCCGCGCGGCCCCGAGATGGCCCGCGTCGAGGAACTGACCGTGGGCACGACCGGCGTGCCGGCCCGCTGCTACCGGCCGGCGGACACGGTCCGCGCCCTGGTGGTGTTCCTGCACGGCGGGATGTGGACCATCGGCGACCTGGACTCGCACGACCGGGCGTGCCGCCGCCTGGCGCGCGCGACCGGCGCGGCCGTGCTGAGCGTCGACTTCCGGCGGGCTCCGGAGCACCCGTGGCCGGCGGCCGTCGACGACTGCGTGGACGTCGTCCGGTGGGTTGCGGCCGGCGGGACTTCGCGAGCCGGCATCGAGGGCCCGACGGCCGTCATGGGCGACAGCTCCGGCGGCAACCTCGCCGCGCTCGCCTGCCTGCGCCTGCGCGACGAGGGCGGGCCACTCCCGGCCGCCCAGGTCCTGGCGTATCCCAACACCGATCTGACCCTCTCCCACCCCAGCGCCCGGACGATGGCCACGGGGTGGGGCCTCGCCAGCGACGATGTCGCCTGGGGCGCCGAGCAATGGGTCCCGGACCCCGCCCGCCGCGCCGACCCCGGCGTCAGCCCGGTGTTCGCCCCCGACCTCGCCGGGCTCCCGCCGGCCGTCGTCGTCACCGCGGAGCACGATCCGCTCCGGGACGAGGGTGAGGCGTACGCGGCCCGGCTGGCCGCCGCGGGCGTACCGGTCCGGCATCGCCGCGAGGCCGGGATGATCCACGGATTCCTCACCCTCGACACCGTCTCACCTGCCGCGGCGGCGGCCGGAGACCGGCTACACGCCGACGTCGCCGACCTGCTCGCCCACCTCCGGTGA